In Mycobacterium branderi, the DNA window GCATCGCCAGCGCCCGGGTCACGACGACGGCCTTGGCCGCCGACCCCAGCAGACCACCGGCCAGCGGTGGACGGCCCAGCGGCAACAGGTCGCCGACCGGTGTGTCGCCCAGCGAATGCTGCAGGACCGCGGTCTCGTCCCAGCCGGGCAGCTGGCCGGCCGCGATCACGCCGGCCGACACCCCGACGTAGGGCCGATGGCCGAACACCGCGATGGCGCGGCTGCCCCACTCGGCGGCCATCACGCCGCCCAGCGCCATCACCTGACCCATCACCTGGTTGGCCATCCGCAGGCCGGATAACTGGACGTCGAGCGTCATCGGCGTCAGCGGGCCCGGCAGGGCCTCGGCCAGCGTCGACGCGGCGAAGACCGGGAACCGCGGATCGATCCGGTCGTCGAATTCACCCTCCAGCCCGTCTGGCGCCGCGCACTGCAGCGGTGTTCCGTCGGGCGGGCCGGCGCGCGGCACCGGCTCAGACGGCAACGGCAGATGGCCGGGAAGATCGACGGCGCCGCCGGCGTCGAGCTTGCGGCCGCAGAGGCCGCGCGCGGTGTCGGCGAGCGCGTCAGCGGCTGACCAGCCCAGCTCGAACTGCCAGTCTTCTTGCATCGCAGCAAGATCCATGTCCGGCGTCAGCTGTGCCCAGGTGGGAAGCCGGTACGGGCGGGGCCGCTGGTCAGCGGCGCGCAGCAGATGTCGCGCGACCACCAAGTTGGTGGTGTCCGTGGTCGCGACATCCACCGCGCCGGTCGTGGTGGCCGTAGCCGCGATCACCAGGAACCGGACGAGGTCATCGACGTGCAGCAGCCGCACCGGCCGCAGCGACTCCTTGCCGCGCAGCAGGGTGGCCACGCTGCGGCACACCGCCCAGTCGAGCTGGCGGCCTACCGGCGGCGCCACCCGGACGATCAAGCTGGGCGCCCAGCCGGTGGACACCAGCTTCTCGGCCTGCTGGTACAACTCCGGTTCTCCGGCAGCCTGCGACAGGAAGACCAGCCGGGCGCCGGCACGCGCGGCGGCATGCGCGACGTGCACCAGCCCGTTGATGCCTGCGGCGCCGGGCGCGGTGGGGTCCACCGGGGCAAGATGCACCACCACGTGTGACTCGTCGGCGAGTTGCTGCAGTACCGCGCCGCCGAGCCGCGCGCAAACAAAATCGACTTCGGGGTCCAGGTGGTCGTGCGGATGTCGCGCGATGCCGCTGACTGCATGTCCGGCGGCAATCAACTGCCGGGCCAGCGTGCGACCTACCATCCCGGTGACTCCGGTGACCAGGATCCGCATACTGCTCACCTCCCCGGTGTCTACCCCGACAATAGGCGCCCGAGGAGGGTTCCCAGCAAGCTTTTGACCCTATCGTCGATTTTGTGACCTAACGCAAAGTGGCCGTGCCATCGGGGCGGACCGTGACCTTGGCGCCGGCGATGTCGTCGTGCACCGTCGGCTCGGCCGCCGCGGCATCGGGGATCACGGCCAGCGTGCGCGACTCGTCGGGAGTGCGAACCGCTAGGAAAGCCTTCTCCGGGCGGCCCTCCCGGTCGAACGGAGTGGTCCAGGATTCGACGGTGCCGACGCCGTCCCATTCGACCACCGGCGGTCGGGTCGGCTCCCGATCGACGACGGATTGCACGTCTTCCCAACGGAATTCCGATGCCGGCGGTTCGGTCCCATACACACCGAAGCTGTGCTTGGTCAGATAGCCGCCGTTGGCGGTGATCA includes these proteins:
- a CDS encoding NAD-dependent epimerase/dehydratase family protein produces the protein MRILVTGVTGMVGRTLARQLIAAGHAVSGIARHPHDHLDPEVDFVCARLGGAVLQQLADESHVVVHLAPVDPTAPGAAGINGLVHVAHAAARAGARLVFLSQAAGEPELYQQAEKLVSTGWAPSLIVRVAPPVGRQLDWAVCRSVATLLRGKESLRPVRLLHVDDLVRFLVIAATATTTGAVDVATTDTTNLVVARHLLRAADQRPRPYRLPTWAQLTPDMDLAAMQEDWQFELGWSAADALADTARGLCGRKLDAGGAVDLPGHLPLPSEPVPRAGPPDGTPLQCAAPDGLEGEFDDRIDPRFPVFAASTLAEALPGPLTPMTLDVQLSGLRMANQVMGQVMALGGVMAAEWGSRAIAVFGHRPYVGVSAGVIAAGQLPGWDETAVLQHSLGDTPVGDLLPLGRPPLAGGLLGSAAKAVVVTRALAMLRHLKSDTQAYSEAATAEHLDPVQLAALPEAALQARICLLRDRIHQGWRLTALWLIDSGVTAAALERTGAHRPVPGVEALTDTGRVATETAALEAVLRRDPRVRALAAKGDLDSVCALSLSASAEIKAVMARISHRGPGDAELANPVFGDDPSRLLIATAHAAAAPIGAGSPPDVFAETLPERMAVNARLSRELAHDTTMRFTHELRMSLRELGSRRLAADLIDAVDDVYYLTCDELLTMPGDARLRIKRRRTERERLQALRLPDVIDHSWRPLDVS